From the genome of Fusarium fujikuroi IMI 58289 draft genome, chromosome FFUJ_chr06:
CGGCGTAAGCAGGCGTGTCGGAAGCTCCTGGAGGTGCTGCCACAGGGGCTGGCAGAGCCTGACGGTTGGCCGAACTACTGCCACCCTCGATCGATCGCTGGCCTTGAGGTCCTCCTTGGCGCTGTCTAGCCTCTCGCAGCATCTGCATCCTCTCATCCTTGTCCATAGTACCAATAGCCTTTGGTTGTCCCCATCGAACCCTTAGGGGGCATCCTGCAATAACGGCGCGACCCTGGCATGCTTCAGCTGCCCTCTCAGCGGCCTCTCGAGTTTCGTAGTTGACAAATGCGCAGTGCGACATGTGTGAGCAGACCAAGCTTTTGATCTTGCCGTGAACCTTGAAGAAGTCGCGAAGCTTGTATTCGGGAAGATCGTCCTCGATACCTGTCACGAAGAGTGACATGATGTTCTTGTCAGCAGGAGGAGCCCAGTCGCGTGGGTTAGGAGGGAGCTGGGCAGCACTGGGGAAGACCTGACGACCCTTACCACCAGTTCTAGCTCCCGCAGCAGCTGCTGCCTTTGAGTCTCGGGTTCGAATTGGGCCAggtcctcctcgtccagcGCCGACAGCTGCGTTTCCGCCCTTGGAGCTCTCTCCCTCCTCGATAGTCCTTCCTTTGCGAAAGTAAGGCTTGC
Proteins encoded in this window:
- a CDS encoding related to cell cycle control protein cwf5, whose product is MPPQIKQDLNRSGWETTDFPSVCETCLPDNPYVKMLKEDYGAECKLCTRPFTVFAWSGTRANGRKKRTNICLTCARLKNCCQCCMLDLSFGLPIVVRDAALKMVAPGPQSDINREYFAQNNEQLIEEGKVGQEEYEKTDEKARELLRRLANSKPYFRKGRTIEEGESSKGGNAAVGAGRGGPGPIRTRDSKAAAAAGARTGGKGRQVFPSAAQLPPNPRDWAPPADKNIMSLFVTGIEDDLPEYKLRDFFKVHGKIKSLVCSHMSHCAFVNYETREAAERAAEACQGRAVIAGCPLRVRWGQPKAIGTMDKDERMQMLREARQRQGGPQGQRSIEGGSSSANRQALPAPVAAPPGASDTPAYAALTGD